From Micromonospora echinospora:
GGTGACTGTGGAACGGCTGCGCGAGGTGTACGCCACCGCCCACCCCCGCGCCCGCTGAGCGCGCCAGGCTCGCGGTCCTCGGGTCTGTGATCGGGCCGCGTCCGCGGCTGACGGGCGGCCGACACGCCGACCCGCTACCGAACGTGCTGCTGGCCGGTGGCGTACAGTCGGCATCGGCGCGGGCCTCCAGGTACGACGGACCGGGGGTGCGCAGCGGCGCCGCGAGGGACGTCGGACGGCTCCGACGCCGGGTGGTCGTCGGGAGGGGGCAACGAGGACATGGCAGGAAACGGTGACCGTGCCGAGACCTGGACGTCGGAGCTCCGTGAGCAGCAGGCGACGCTGGGCGCCGATCTCGGCCCCGCCGACCCGGCCGCGTACACCATGCGCAAGCCGATCCCCGAACCCATGCCGACCGACCGGCACGGCCCGGCGCGGATCATCGCGATGGCCAACCAGAAGGGCGGCGTCGGCAAGACCACGACGACCATCAACCTGGGCGCGGCCCTGGCCGAGTACGGCCGCAAGGTGCTGCTCGTCGACTTCGATCCGCAGGGCGCCCTCTCGGTCGGGCTGGGCGTCAACCCGCACAACCTGGACCTGTCGGTCTACAACCTGCTCATGCAGGACGACGTCACCGCCGAGGACGTCCTGATCAAGACCGACGTGGCCGGGCTGCACCTGCTGCCCGCCAACATCGACCTCTCCGCCGCCGAGATCCAGCTGGTCAACGAGGTCGCCCGGGAGATGGCCCTGGCGCGGGTGCTGCGCACCATCCGCAAGGAGTACGACTTCATCCTGATCGACTGCCAGCCCTCACTGGGCCTGCTGGCGATCAACGCGCTCACCGTCGCGCACGGCGTGCTCATCCCGCTGGAGTGCGAGTTCTTCAGCCTGCGCGGCGTCGCGCTGCTGCTCGACACCATCGACAAGGTGCGTGAGCGGCTCAACTTCGACCTGGAACTCGAAGGCATCCTCGCCACCATGTACGACAGCCGCACCACCCACTGCCGCCAGGTGCTGCAGCGGGTGGTCGAGGCGTTCGGCGACAAGGTCTACCAGACCGTCATCACCAAGACGGTGAAGTTCCCCGAGTCCACGGTGGCCGGCGCCCCGATCACCACCCTCGACCCGGCCTCCTCCGGCGCGCGCAACTACCGGCAGCTCGCCCGGGAGGTCATCGCCGCCCAAGCGGACCGGTAGGGCGCACGCCGGCCGCCCGCCGCGTCGTCTACGGTTTCCCGGTGACCGCACCGCCCATCGACCCGCCGCACGGCACCGGCGACCCTGCCGTAGCCGTGCAGGTCGACGGCGCCGACCCGGTCAGCAGCGGTTTCACCGTCCGGCTGGACAACTTCACCGGCCCGTTCGACCTGCTGCTCCAGCTGATCAGCAAGCACAAGCTGGACGTCACCGAGGTCGCGCTGCACAAGGTCACCGACGAGTTCATCGCGTACCTGCGGGCGATGGGCGACCAGTGGGACCTGGACGAGACCAGCGAGTTCCTGCTCGTCGCCGCCACCCTGCTCGACCTCAAGGCGGCCCGGCTGCTGCCCTCGGCCGAGGTCGAGGACGAGGAGGACCTGGCGCTGCTGGAGGCGCGGGACCTGCTGTTCGCGCGGCTGTTGCAGTACAAGGCGTACAAGGAGGCCGCCGCGCACATCGCCGAGCTGGAGGCGGTCGGCGGCCGGCGCTACCCGAGGGCGGTCACGCTCGAACCCCGGTACGCGGAGGCGCTGCCCGACCTGGTGCTCGGCATCGGTCCCGAGCGGCTGCGCAAGCTCGCGGTCAAGGCGATGAGCCCGAAACCGGTGCCCGAGGTGTCGATCGCGCACGTGCACATGGTCCGGGTCAGCGTCCGCGAACACGCCGGCATCATCGCCGACCGGCTGCGCCGCGCCGGGATCGCCACGTTCTCGCTGCTCTGCGCCGACTGCGAGATGACGCTCGAGGTGGTGGCCCGGTTCCTGGCGCTGCTGGAGCTGTACCGGCAGGGTCTCGTGGCGTTCGTGCAGGAGCAGGCGCTGGAGGAGCTGACTGTTCGGTGGACCGGCCCGGCCGACGGCGAGGCCGAGCTCACAGTCGACGAGTACGCCGGCACGCCCGAGCCCACCCCCGCCGCGGCGCCCGACGGTGCCGGGGCCCCCGACGCCGCCGGGGTGCCCGACGGCGCCGTATCCGGCGCTGTCGCCGTGCCCGGTGGCGGCACGTCGGCTGACGCTGCCGCATCCGGCCCTGTCGCTGGGCCCGGCGGCGGCGCATCGGCCGACAGTGCCGCATCCGCTGACGCCGCCGCACCCACCGAGGCGGCGGACGAGCCCGCACCGACGCAGGAGTGAACGGATGAGCGACGAGGAACGCCGCGACTCGCTGGCCGACCAGGCTGCCGCCTGGA
This genomic window contains:
- a CDS encoding ParA family protein, with product MAGNGDRAETWTSELREQQATLGADLGPADPAAYTMRKPIPEPMPTDRHGPARIIAMANQKGGVGKTTTTINLGAALAEYGRKVLLVDFDPQGALSVGLGVNPHNLDLSVYNLLMQDDVTAEDVLIKTDVAGLHLLPANIDLSAAEIQLVNEVAREMALARVLRTIRKEYDFILIDCQPSLGLLAINALTVAHGVLIPLECEFFSLRGVALLLDTIDKVRERLNFDLELEGILATMYDSRTTHCRQVLQRVVEAFGDKVYQTVITKTVKFPESTVAGAPITTLDPASSGARNYRQLAREVIAAQADR
- a CDS encoding segregation and condensation protein A, yielding MTAPPIDPPHGTGDPAVAVQVDGADPVSSGFTVRLDNFTGPFDLLLQLISKHKLDVTEVALHKVTDEFIAYLRAMGDQWDLDETSEFLLVAATLLDLKAARLLPSAEVEDEEDLALLEARDLLFARLLQYKAYKEAAAHIAELEAVGGRRYPRAVTLEPRYAEALPDLVLGIGPERLRKLAVKAMSPKPVPEVSIAHVHMVRVSVREHAGIIADRLRRAGIATFSLLCADCEMTLEVVARFLALLELYRQGLVAFVQEQALEELTVRWTGPADGEAELTVDEYAGTPEPTPAAAPDGAGAPDAAGVPDGAVSGAVAVPGGGTSADAAASGPVAGPGGGASADSAASADAAAPTEAADEPAPTQE